In a genomic window of Fusarium verticillioides 7600 chromosome 11, whole genome shotgun sequence:
- a CDS encoding dihydroorotate dehydrogenase (fumarate) — protein sequence MTPPELTISPPLLNSATPWATDINDLLAIASSPSTGAITTRTSLINGFSHQHEQHQYLFFNPGTLSPDQGTSSNQVPPKGHTEDAMASLNNLGYSPTTLDGYLGFLSEIARSLPGLRKTFIVSVTGSPEDIKESYVRIEAASKVLPFPLAMEVNLSCPNIPGAPPPAYGGAALKKYLDLLPKNPSLPVGIKTPPYTHHGQFATLIETLIPTASSLSFITATNTLGSCLILENDKLEPQLPGTGVGGMAGPPLHPLALGNVSTLRKMLDQVSELSHIKIIGVGGVRDGDGYRRMRSVGAYAVAVGTGLGKQGPGVFERIEKDLKGEWRVSSLKEKL from the coding sequence ATGACGCCACCCGAATTGACGATTAGCCCGCCTTTACTGAACTCGGCAACCCCATGGGCTACCGACATCAACGACCTCTTGGCAATCGCTTCATCCCCTTCAACAGGCGCTATCACGACCCGTACATCGCttatcaatggcttcagtcaTCAACATGAGCAGCACCAATATCTGTTCTTCAATCCCGGAACTTTGTCCCCAGATCAAGGCACTTCTTCCAACCAAGTTCCGCCGAAGGGCCATACTGAAGATGCAATGGCAAGCTTGAACAACCTGGGTTACAGTCCCACCACGCTCGATGGATATCTGGGCTTCTTATCAGAGATTGCTCGTAGCCTTCCAGGACTGCGAAAGACTTTCATTGTTAGTGTTACAGGCTCACCCGAGGATATCAAAGAGAGCTATGTTCGTATCGAGGCTGCGTCGAAGGTCCTTCCATTCCCTCTAGCCATGGAGGTCAACCTAAGCTGCCCAAACATCCCTGGCGCTCCACCGCCTGCGTACGGGGGTGCTGCTCTCAAGAAATATCTTGATCTACTCCCGAAGAACCCTTCCTTGCCCGTTGGAATCAAGACGCCGCCGTACACTCACCATGGACAGTTCGCAACCTTGATTGAGACCTTGATTCCAACTGCATCGtctctcagcttcatcaccgccaccaaCACTCTAGGGTCCTGTCTCATTCTTGAAAACGACAAGCTAGAACCCCAATTGCCCGGtactggtgttggtggtatGGCCGGTCCGCCGCTTCACCCGCTTGCACTGGGTAACGTGTCAACGTTGAGAAAGATGCTTGACCAAGTATCGGAACTGAGTCATATAAAGATCATCGGGGTCGGTGGAGTCCGTGACGGAGATGGTTATCgaaggatgaggagcgtTGGGGCTTATGCCGTGGCGGTGGGGACTGGTTTGGGGAAGCAAGGACCAGGGGTGTTTGAGAGGATTGAAAAAGATTTGAAGGGGGAGTGGAGAGTGAGTTCattgaaggagaagctgtga